In a genomic window of Acidilobus saccharovorans 345-15:
- a CDS encoding lipopolysaccharide biosynthesis protein: MSLRARVFRGAAKLLSASTFVTLLQFAFYITIVRVLGLQGLGAYFDTTILWTLTGFALTWPAQGFNRFVTGEYQAGRVERARHLYRLGVMIGLLGGLSAATAFIVLAPQAAALMFRSAHYAGLVRVLAVDMVLSSYNSYAGIGLGATMRFGKISLVQVLWALARYLTGIALLIAGYGPLGLIAGWVAGDLVNAVFNTYWSRDLLLGPTSAHPLRPVIKFAAPLALSGAVVSVLQSFDRIFVLAKLGLAELGSYSTIMLASGVPQMLPGAIAGALGPAMIGLEERGELRPEAVEKAVRYITTLSIPPLLLIAAVGRPLVLLFLGPSFVHDWEAFTILTVGHSLMTYDIPISMVLAAKRDSKALAMQSVVTAATIALLAPPLIDLWFAAGAAIAYVVARLVGFLAVAMPRVKRYGLLRVDLGDYARLALASIIVFAGTLSLGLATGLRLVLLPAYIAFGLALTWASVRALHVLDADDYGALMEALPAELHGVMSRLWRGLGLPLPNGYLDDAR; encoded by the coding sequence ATGTCGCTGAGGGCCAGGGTCTTCAGGGGGGCCGCCAAGCTGCTGTCGGCGAGCACCTTTGTCACACTTCTTCAGTTCGCCTTCTACATTACCATTGTCAGGGTGCTCGGACTTCAGGGCCTGGGCGCTTACTTTGACACGACGATTTTATGGACGCTCACGGGCTTCGCCCTGACGTGGCCGGCCCAGGGCTTCAACAGGTTCGTGACGGGCGAGTACCAGGCAGGCAGGGTTGAGAGGGCGAGGCACCTATACAGGCTCGGCGTGATGATAGGCCTCCTCGGCGGGCTCTCGGCGGCCACAGCCTTCATTGTGCTAGCTCCTCAGGCCGCGGCCCTTATGTTCAGGAGCGCCCACTACGCAGGCCTCGTCAGGGTACTTGCAGTTGACATGGTCCTCAGCAGCTACAACTCCTACGCCGGCATAGGCCTCGGGGCCACCATGAGGTTCGGCAAGATATCACTGGTGCAGGTCCTCTGGGCGCTTGCAAGGTACCTGACGGGCATAGCGCTGCTCATTGCAGGCTACGGCCCGCTAGGGCTCATAGCTGGCTGGGTGGCCGGCGACCTGGTCAACGCTGTCTTTAACACCTACTGGTCCAGGGACTTGCTCCTAGGCCCCACGTCGGCCCACCCGTTAAGACCCGTGATAAAGTTCGCTGCGCCCCTCGCCCTTAGCGGCGCTGTCGTCTCAGTGCTGCAGAGCTTCGACAGAATCTTCGTGCTGGCCAAGCTGGGCCTAGCAGAGCTGGGGTCATACTCAACAATAATGCTGGCGTCAGGCGTGCCACAGATGCTCCCGGGAGCCATAGCGGGGGCCCTTGGGCCTGCCATGATAGGCCTAGAGGAGAGGGGGGAGCTGAGGCCTGAGGCCGTGGAGAAAGCAGTTAGGTACATCACGACGCTCTCAATACCGCCCCTGCTCCTCATAGCTGCTGTTGGAAGGCCCCTGGTGCTCCTCTTCCTGGGGCCTAGCTTCGTCCACGACTGGGAGGCCTTCACCATACTGACAGTGGGGCACAGCCTCATGACATACGACATACCGATAAGCATGGTCCTAGCAGCTAAAAGGGACTCAAAGGCATTAGCAATGCAGTCAGTGGTAACCGCCGCTACGATAGCCCTGCTCGCGCCGCCGCTCATAGACCTCTGGTTCGCTGCGGGGGCGGCGATAGCCTACGTGGTCGCCAGGCTCGTGGGCTTCCTGGCAGTGGCGATGCCCAGGGTTAAGCGCTACGGCCTGCTGAGGGTAGACTTGGGCGATTATGCAAGGCTCGCGCTTGCCTCAATAATTGTGTTCGCCGGGACCCTGTCCCTTGGGCTCGCCACTGGGCTGAGGCTGGTCCTCCTGCCGGCCTACATAGCCTTTGGCCTCGCCCTCACGTGGGCCAGCGTCAGGGCCCTTCACGTATTGGACGCCGACGACTACGGGGCCCTGATGGAGGCCCTGCCAGCCGAGCTCCACGGGGTGATGTCGCGGCTGTGGAGGGGGCTCGGGCTCCCCCTGCCCAACGGATACTTGGACGACGCTAGATGA
- the rfbC gene encoding dTDP-4-dehydrorhamnose 3,5-epimerase translates to MPFEFERLDIPDVVLVKPKVFRDQRGYFMETFVAKAFEQAGVKFNVVQENQSYSRRGVIRGLHYQRGQWAQAKIVRAVKGEIYDVAVDIRPWSPTFGKHVAVRLSEDNGYALYIPRGFAHGFQVLSEYAIVVYLVDNDYAPQAEGGIRWDDSDIAISWPISGPVLSEKDARWPTLREALQGGFIP, encoded by the coding sequence TTGCCCTTTGAGTTCGAGAGGCTCGACATCCCAGACGTGGTCCTCGTTAAGCCAAAGGTCTTCAGGGACCAGAGGGGCTACTTCATGGAGACCTTTGTTGCGAAGGCTTTTGAGCAGGCCGGGGTCAAGTTCAACGTTGTCCAGGAGAACCAGTCATACTCAAGGAGGGGCGTGATCAGGGGGCTCCACTACCAGAGGGGGCAGTGGGCCCAGGCCAAGATAGTGAGGGCCGTCAAGGGGGAGATATACGACGTGGCCGTCGACATAAGGCCCTGGTCGCCCACCTTTGGAAAGCACGTGGCCGTGAGGCTGTCCGAGGACAACGGCTACGCCCTCTACATACCGAGGGGCTTTGCCCACGGCTTCCAGGTCCTCAGCGAATATGCAATAGTGGTTTACCTTGTTGATAACGACTATGCCCCGCAGGCCGAGGGAGGCATAAGGTGGGACGACTCAGACATAGCTATCAGCTGGCCCATAAGCGGCCCGGTGCTCTCTGAGAAGGACGCCAGGTGGCCAACGCTGAGGGAGGCCCTGCAGGGGGGCTTCATACCGTGA
- a CDS encoding SDR family oxidoreductase — protein MGERYLVLGTGQLGSELVGLLRGEREKGKDVAYTYHGSDPFGFGQQLDVTNFELLEDLIIKVSPDVIINAVAMTNVDACESDRARALKVNAEAVKHVARAVRVVGSYMIHVSTDYVFDGTKGLYREDEEPNPINYYGLTKLLGEAYALSYDDSLVVRTSGVFRDKGFPSFVVRQLRQGRAVKAYAGFYSPISARKLAEAILALAELRKTGIINVAGERVSRYQLAVEVAKAFGLDPSPVTEVKEVEGWVAKRPYDSSLDISRARALLNFDFYSLRENLRHAVV, from the coding sequence ATGGGGGAGAGGTACCTGGTGCTGGGAACCGGCCAGCTGGGCTCTGAGCTGGTGGGGCTGCTGAGGGGCGAGAGGGAGAAGGGGAAGGACGTAGCTTACACCTACCACGGCTCTGACCCCTTCGGCTTCGGCCAACAGCTTGACGTGACCAACTTCGAGCTGCTCGAGGACCTCATAATAAAGGTCTCCCCGGACGTCATAATAAACGCCGTGGCCATGACAAACGTTGACGCGTGCGAGAGCGACAGGGCGAGGGCGCTTAAGGTTAACGCTGAGGCGGTAAAGCACGTGGCCAGGGCGGTGAGGGTGGTCGGCTCCTATATGATCCACGTGAGCACGGACTACGTCTTTGACGGGACGAAGGGACTGTACAGGGAGGACGAGGAGCCGAACCCGATAAACTACTACGGGCTCACGAAGCTCCTAGGCGAGGCGTACGCCCTCTCCTACGACGACTCCCTAGTGGTCAGGACCTCGGGGGTCTTCAGGGACAAGGGCTTCCCCTCGTTCGTGGTCAGGCAGCTCAGGCAGGGCAGGGCAGTGAAGGCCTACGCGGGCTTCTACAGCCCAATATCGGCCAGGAAGCTGGCCGAGGCGATACTCGCGCTTGCAGAGCTCAGGAAGACCGGGATCATAAACGTGGCGGGCGAGAGGGTCTCGAGGTACCAGCTTGCCGTTGAGGTCGCCAAGGCCTTCGGCCTCGACCCCTCCCCGGTAACGGAGGTCAAGGAGGTGGAGGGCTGGGTCGCCAAGAGGCCCTACGACTCCTCCCTGGACATTTCAAGGGCCAGGGCGCTGCTTAACTTCGACTTCTACAGCCTGAGGGAGAACCTGAGGCACGCGGTGGTGTGA
- a CDS encoding glucose-1-phosphate thymidylyltransferase: MEAVVLHGGQGTRLRPLTHTGPKQLIKVAGKPVSQWVLEQVRDAGIKDVIVVLGDNNPQRVVEYYGDGSWLGLRIRYLYQGRARGLADAVYRVKNLVGDRFIVYLGDNVVPYDLKRLLSFRGSASILLARVPNPQRFGVAVLKDNRVVRVVEKPREPISDLALVGVYGFTREVFDVIEGLKPSWRGELEITDAIQGLIDRGREVTYDVVDGWWKDTGTPEDILEANMVLLDRHATRSIRGLVSNSRIDGRVIVEDGAQVVNSRVVGPAFIGKGSVVRDSYLGPYTMVGDGCTVEDSEVENSVILDGATVAGISLRDSIIGQGSRVARGNGKPKATRLIVGESSVLEV; this comes from the coding sequence ATGGAGGCCGTGGTGCTTCACGGCGGCCAGGGGACCAGGCTCAGGCCGCTGACCCACACGGGCCCGAAGCAGCTCATAAAGGTGGCCGGCAAGCCCGTCTCCCAGTGGGTCCTCGAGCAGGTGAGGGACGCCGGCATAAAGGACGTTATAGTTGTGCTTGGGGACAACAACCCCCAGAGGGTTGTTGAATATTACGGCGACGGCTCCTGGCTCGGCCTCAGGATAAGGTACCTCTACCAAGGGAGGGCGAGGGGGCTGGCGGACGCCGTCTACAGGGTTAAGAACCTGGTCGGCGACAGGTTCATAGTCTACCTGGGGGACAACGTGGTGCCCTACGACCTTAAGAGGCTTCTCAGCTTCAGGGGGTCCGCCTCAATACTGCTGGCCAGGGTGCCCAACCCGCAGAGGTTCGGCGTCGCTGTGCTCAAGGATAACAGGGTCGTCAGGGTGGTCGAGAAGCCGAGGGAGCCCATAAGTGACCTTGCCCTGGTGGGAGTCTACGGCTTCACAAGGGAGGTCTTCGATGTCATAGAGGGGTTAAAGCCCAGCTGGAGGGGCGAGCTTGAGATAACGGACGCGATACAGGGCCTCATAGACAGGGGCAGGGAGGTGACCTATGACGTCGTTGACGGCTGGTGGAAGGACACGGGGACGCCCGAGGACATACTGGAGGCAAACATGGTGCTGCTGGACAGGCACGCCACGAGGTCAATAAGGGGGCTCGTCTCCAACTCCAGGATCGACGGCAGGGTCATAGTTGAGGATGGCGCCCAGGTGGTTAACAGCAGGGTAGTGGGGCCCGCCTTCATAGGCAAAGGCTCGGTCGTCAGGGACTCCTACCTGGGGCCCTACACCATGGTCGGGGACGGCTGCACCGTAGAGGACTCCGAGGTTGAGAACTCCGTCATACTTGACGGGGCAACCGTGGCTGGCATCTCGCTGAGGGACTCGATAATAGGCCAGGGGTCCAGGGTGGCCAGGGGAAACGGGAAGCCGAAGGCCACGAGGTTAATAGTCGGCGAGAGCTCCGTGCTCGAGGTGTGA
- a CDS encoding dTDP-glucose 4,6-dehydratase, which produces MTETVRVAVLGGAGFIGSAVVRELNRRGMRPLVFDLLTYAGRPENLQGTDHEFVRGDIRGPELHEALSRFRPEVIINLAAETHVDRSIYSPQDFVTTNVIGAVNVLEAARRLGVRLLHVSTDEVFGDASVYGCADESSPLRPSSPYSASKASAEHFVLAYVRTYGLEALVARPSNNYGPRQHPEKLIPKAIIRTLLGLEVPVYGSGLQRRDWMYVEDTARLLVDLALKGEAGRGYNLPGGHVATNLEILGLIGRALGREVKIKHVEDRPGHDVEYCMRPSFSYWTTPLEDGIGRTVRWYIENQEWWRPLLGNKFFVNEVPWRSVG; this is translated from the coding sequence TTGACGGAGACCGTCAGGGTTGCGGTGCTCGGAGGGGCCGGCTTCATAGGCTCTGCTGTCGTGAGGGAGCTCAACAGGAGGGGGATGAGGCCCCTAGTGTTTGACCTGCTCACCTACGCCGGAAGGCCTGAGAACCTCCAGGGAACTGACCACGAGTTCGTCAGGGGCGACATAAGGGGGCCGGAGCTCCACGAGGCCCTCTCCAGGTTCAGGCCCGAGGTTATAATTAACCTGGCCGCGGAGACCCACGTGGACCGCTCGATATACTCCCCCCAGGACTTCGTGACGACCAACGTAATTGGTGCTGTAAACGTGCTTGAGGCCGCCAGGAGGCTTGGGGTCAGGCTGCTCCACGTGTCAACCGACGAGGTCTTCGGGGACGCCTCAGTATATGGCTGCGCTGATGAAAGCTCGCCACTCAGGCCGTCGTCGCCTTACAGCGCCTCAAAGGCCTCCGCGGAGCACTTTGTGTTAGCCTACGTCAGGACGTACGGTCTTGAGGCGCTGGTAGCAAGGCCTTCAAATAACTACGGGCCGAGGCAGCACCCTGAGAAGCTCATACCCAAGGCCATAATCAGGACGCTCCTGGGCCTTGAGGTGCCTGTCTACGGCTCAGGGCTGCAGAGGAGGGACTGGATGTACGTTGAGGACACGGCGAGGCTGCTGGTGGACCTCGCCTTAAAGGGGGAAGCCGGGAGGGGCTACAACCTGCCCGGGGGACACGTGGCCACCAACCTGGAGATACTGGGGCTCATAGGGAGGGCCCTGGGAAGGGAGGTAAAAATTAAGCACGTGGAGGACAGGCCCGGCCATGACGTTGAGTACTGCATGAGGCCAAGTTTCAGCTACTGGACCACGCCGCTGGAGGACGGCATTGGGAGAACCGTTAGGTGGTACATTGAAAACCAGGAGTGGTGGAGGCCGCTGTTAGGTAATAAGTTCTTCGTAAACGAGGTTCCATGGAGATCTGTTGGTTAA
- a CDS encoding glycosyltransferase family 2 protein → MSSKSLVSVIVTAYNRKQYLPHALRSLEMQTLPRDRFEVIVVKNFEDKESDEIIRRNGWKEVYSDEEWQGPFVLAGLEEAKGDIITFLDDDDMYREDRLSYIYRAFASSRDVVYFHNEQVIINEEGKVISDKSPLPAVKAQRDFVLSSSLLSKVEDRLGICYYQLLPLLREFGPYFDFNSSSIAVRREVIDKEKLKPLEVGIDNMLFALALRLGDERSLLYLTGVPLTYYRVHGNSFSAKAYGKIKASHFKDLRLVEKVMSLLKSNRAASRVAGELPEGCKCNNYELFAAYLRLEALYLPTRLARELSQSLVLRPSEILRFLRCDLVNSALSQERSATSLVMHEAWSLMYMTLSYVLAFIDRVAPRSSEVPLRLRGRLRR, encoded by the coding sequence GTGAGCTCAAAAAGCCTTGTCTCAGTCATCGTCACCGCCTACAACAGGAAACAGTACCTTCCCCACGCGCTGCGAAGCCTCGAGATGCAGACGCTCCCAAGGGACAGGTTCGAGGTAATTGTGGTCAAGAACTTCGAGGACAAAGAGAGCGACGAGATAATAAGGAGGAACGGGTGGAAGGAAGTCTACAGCGACGAGGAGTGGCAGGGGCCCTTCGTGCTTGCAGGCCTCGAGGAGGCAAAGGGCGACATAATAACCTTCCTGGATGACGACGACATGTACAGGGAGGACAGGCTCTCATACATTTATAGGGCCTTTGCTTCGTCACGTGACGTGGTTTACTTTCACAACGAGCAAGTAATAATTAACGAGGAGGGCAAAGTGATCTCTGACAAGAGCCCGCTTCCTGCAGTCAAAGCCCAGAGGGATTTCGTCCTTAGCTCTTCCCTGCTCTCAAAAGTTGAGGACAGGCTGGGCATCTGTTACTATCAGCTGCTCCCTCTCCTCAGGGAGTTCGGTCCATACTTTGACTTCAATAGCAGCTCTATTGCAGTTAGGAGGGAGGTGATCGATAAGGAAAAGCTGAAGCCTTTGGAGGTGGGAATTGACAATATGCTTTTTGCCTTAGCTCTTAGACTCGGGGACGAGCGCTCGCTCCTCTACCTTACAGGTGTGCCGCTCACATATTATAGGGTCCACGGCAACAGCTTTTCCGCTAAGGCCTATGGCAAGATTAAGGCCTCCCATTTCAAGGACCTGAGGCTAGTTGAAAAGGTGATGTCGCTTCTTAAGTCAAACAGGGCGGCCAGCCGCGTGGCCGGAGAGCTCCCAGAAGGGTGCAAGTGTAACAATTATGAACTCTTTGCAGCCTACCTAAGGTTAGAGGCCCTGTACCTTCCAACGCGGCTTGCCAGGGAGCTCTCACAAAGCTTAGTGTTGCGGCCCTCCGAGATTCTCAGGTTTCTTCGCTGCGACCTGGTCAACTCGGCGCTGTCACAGGAAAGAAGCGCCACCTCGTTAGTTATGCACGAAGCGTGGTCACTGATGTATATGACACTCTCCTACGTGTTGGCCTTCATAGACAGAGTGGCCCCTCGCAGCTCAGAGGTCCCCTTGCGCCTCAGGGGGCGCTTGAGGCGGTGA
- a CDS encoding glycosyltransferase yields MQVSVIVTAHDRRRYLPHALRSLEMQTLPRDRFEVIVVKNFEDKESDEIIRRNGWKNSFSEEGSYGKLILW; encoded by the coding sequence TTGCAGGTCTCAGTCATCGTCACTGCCCACGACCGTAGGAGGTACCTTCCCCACGCGCTGCGAAGCCTCGAGATGCAGACGCTCCCAAGGGACAGGTTCGAGGTAATTGTGGTCAAGAACTTCGAGGACAAAGAGAGCGACGAGATAATAAGGAGGAACGGGTGGAAGAACTCCTTTAGCGAAGAAGGAAGCTACGGTAAGTTAATACTGTGGTAA
- a CDS encoding FkbM family methyltransferase — protein sequence MVPCDGQKLNLRPSELVALGDLVRRGLVEFSGCEVIFNVNGAKVHVPISEVMASNGGLAAIRKAILHGWLFRDDRWSKDGVSFVHMHEEILGTFDDEEYSFLEVNNRPVIDVGAYIGDTALYFVKKGASKVIAVEPSPGAFKELTDDIIKINGAQAKVVAVNAAIAEAGPVPISKDAADVKGARVRWVGRSKVERKDDTLTSVKAMGLYEVVKLYGVDNAALKADCEGCEYHIAMREPEALSGFEEIGLEYHAFNSGIPVSELIRALSNAGFVCERANDWVYLKNAGSSWNSEMIGMLHCVRRR from the coding sequence GTGGTCCCATGTGATGGCCAGAAGCTGAACTTAAGGCCTAGCGAGCTCGTCGCCCTGGGGGACCTCGTAAGGAGAGGCTTAGTCGAGTTCAGTGGCTGCGAGGTCATATTTAATGTCAACGGAGCTAAAGTGCACGTGCCCATCTCTGAAGTCATGGCCTCTAACGGAGGGCTTGCCGCCATTCGTAAAGCGATTCTTCACGGGTGGCTCTTCAGGGACGATAGATGGAGTAAGGACGGGGTCTCTTTCGTTCACATGCACGAGGAGATCCTTGGCACCTTTGATGACGAGGAGTACTCCTTCCTTGAAGTTAACAACAGGCCCGTGATAGACGTTGGCGCCTACATAGGTGACACGGCGCTGTACTTTGTGAAGAAGGGCGCGAGCAAGGTGATAGCAGTGGAGCCTAGCCCAGGCGCCTTTAAAGAGCTAACTGACGATATAATAAAAATTAACGGAGCGCAGGCGAAAGTCGTGGCGGTAAACGCTGCTATAGCCGAGGCAGGCCCTGTACCTATCAGTAAGGACGCCGCTGACGTGAAGGGAGCCCGAGTCCGGTGGGTAGGGAGGTCAAAGGTTGAAAGAAAGGACGACACCCTAACTTCTGTTAAGGCCATGGGGCTCTACGAGGTAGTCAAATTATACGGCGTCGATAACGCTGCCCTGAAGGCCGACTGCGAGGGCTGCGAGTATCACATAGCGATGCGCGAGCCGGAGGCCCTCAGTGGCTTTGAAGAGATAGGGCTGGAATATCACGCCTTTAACTCTGGTATACCTGTCTCCGAGCTCATCAGGGCCCTCTCAAACGCTGGGTTCGTTTGCGAGAGGGCAAACGACTGGGTCTACCTGAAGAACGCGGGCTCGTCCTGGAACAGCGAGATGATCGGGATGCTGCACTGCGTCAGGAGGCGCTAG
- a CDS encoding glycosyltransferase family 4 protein translates to MNFGKRVSGRKGKAGLPTLDFVIQRLTGFRLDEQRALLGLLKDFDVAIATWFPTAFIALQSDAKPMILLQDFPELVAETMGNVGLRLFKAVLRAPLGFLSISSYITEIIKSENPSAKIYYIGNGVDLDTFYPRKVTRGDEPLVSVILRRPRFKGSDIAVESLNLAAMRTTFKAIVISEFPEDEFRLKFRPRFPYVFYQSGVSDEELARIYSSSDVFLFTSRAEGFGLPPLEAMACGTAVVSTNAKGNMDYMVNGYNALVAKTFDPGEIADLLVQALDNRELRQSLAQGGLETARRWDFRLVVDRTRRAIEEELQRQGD, encoded by the coding sequence TTGAACTTCGGCAAAAGGGTCTCGGGCCGCAAGGGCAAGGCCGGTCTACCTACATTAGACTTTGTGATTCAGAGGCTAACGGGCTTCAGGCTTGACGAGCAGCGCGCGCTGCTCGGGTTACTAAAGGACTTTGACGTCGCCATTGCTACGTGGTTTCCGACGGCATTCATAGCCTTGCAGAGCGACGCTAAGCCCATGATCCTCCTCCAGGACTTCCCTGAGCTAGTAGCTGAGACCATGGGTAATGTTGGGCTCAGGCTATTTAAGGCCGTCTTAAGGGCGCCCCTCGGCTTCCTCTCAATTTCGTCCTATATAACTGAAATCATAAAGTCGGAAAACCCTTCAGCGAAAATATATTATATAGGCAATGGAGTGGACCTTGACACGTTTTACCCTAGGAAGGTCACGAGAGGCGACGAGCCGTTGGTGAGCGTAATTCTGCGCAGACCGAGGTTTAAAGGTTCTGACATTGCGGTTGAGTCGCTGAACTTAGCTGCTATGAGGACTACGTTTAAGGCTATTGTGATATCAGAGTTCCCCGAGGACGAGTTTAGGCTTAAGTTCAGGCCAAGGTTCCCTTATGTGTTCTACCAGAGCGGCGTAAGTGATGAGGAGCTCGCAAGGATCTACAGCTCCTCTGACGTCTTCCTCTTCACCTCTAGGGCCGAGGGCTTTGGGCTTCCACCCCTTGAGGCCATGGCCTGCGGGACCGCCGTTGTAAGTACCAACGCTAAAGGGAACATGGACTACATGGTGAACGGCTACAACGCCCTGGTGGCCAAGACCTTTGATCCCGGCGAGATTGCCGACCTCCTGGTGCAGGCCCTAGACAACAGGGAGCTGAGGCAGTCACTGGCCCAGGGCGGCCTTGAGACCGCGAGGAGGTGGGACTTTAGGCTCGTCGTCGATAGGACCAGGAGGGCAATTGAGGAGGAGCTCCAGAGGCAGGGCGACTAG
- a CDS encoding glycosyltransferase family A protein, giving the protein MQVSVIVTAHDRRRYLPHALRSLEMQTLPRDRFEVIVVKNFEDKESDEIIRRNGWKNVVTDVVPLGGKIAIGLEEAKGDIITFLEDDDMYREVRLEKVYKVFTLHRDVIYFHNEQVLIDERGDVISDESLFPAVRDRGDYVIRSSLLSKVERKMGVCYYQLLPLLKAFGPGLGLNNSSIAVRRGVVSADKLKDIEITVDIELFASALKYKGEASTLYFTGKPLTYFRVHEDNASSIAFNTAFGKAALLNQLNNEAYLVNRVKWLLKLARWHGFVSKELPQECVCNAYGFSSTIARLEAIYLPMPLARTLSQSLTPPASELIKIAKCAVTNFALSSSKESVKILGTLRFLAFLLMPYVLVLVDRAFPHNSGVPLYVRRALSFLRSR; this is encoded by the coding sequence TTGCAGGTTTCCGTCATCGTCACTGCCCACGACCGTAGGAGGTACCTTCCCCACGCGCTGCGAAGCCTCGAGATGCAGACGCTCCCAAGGGACAGGTTCGAGGTAATTGTGGTCAAGAACTTCGAGGACAAAGAGAGCGACGAGATAATAAGGAGGAACGGCTGGAAAAACGTTGTAACAGACGTCGTGCCCCTCGGGGGCAAGATAGCCATAGGCCTCGAGGAGGCGAAGGGTGACATAATAACCTTCCTGGAGGACGACGACATGTACAGGGAGGTCAGGCTCGAGAAGGTCTACAAGGTTTTTACCTTGCATAGGGACGTCATCTACTTCCACAACGAGCAGGTTCTTATAGACGAAAGGGGCGATGTCATCTCGGATGAGAGCCTCTTCCCTGCAGTAAGGGATCGAGGCGACTATGTTATCAGGTCCAGCCTTTTGAGCAAGGTGGAAAGGAAAATGGGAGTCTGTTATTATCAGCTGCTCCCCCTGCTTAAGGCTTTCGGTCCAGGCCTTGGCCTTAACAACAGCTCAATAGCTGTTAGAAGGGGGGTAGTAAGCGCAGACAAATTGAAGGACATTGAAATCACTGTAGACATAGAGCTCTTCGCCTCGGCCTTAAAGTATAAGGGCGAGGCCTCGACCCTTTACTTTACTGGCAAACCCCTTACGTATTTTAGGGTTCATGAAGATAATGCGAGCAGCATAGCTTTCAATACAGCTTTCGGTAAGGCAGCCCTTCTTAATCAGCTAAACAACGAAGCCTACCTGGTTAACAGAGTTAAGTGGTTGTTAAAGTTAGCCAGGTGGCATGGCTTTGTGAGTAAGGAGCTTCCGCAGGAATGTGTTTGTAACGCCTATGGCTTCTCGTCAACTATTGCTAGGTTAGAGGCCATATATTTGCCAATGCCGCTGGCCAGAACGTTATCTCAAAGCTTGACGCCCCCAGCCAGTGAGCTCATAAAGATCGCTAAGTGCGCCGTGACGAACTTTGCTTTGTCGTCGAGCAAGGAAAGCGTAAAAATATTAGGTACCCTGAGATTTCTTGCATTCCTGTTAATGCCTTATGTTTTGGTACTCGTAGACAGAGCCTTCCCGCACAATTCTGGCGTCCCCTTGTATGTTAGAAGAGCGCTGAGCTTCTTAAGGTCAAGGTAG
- a CDS encoding glycosyltransferase family A protein, which translates to MNESLGAKIAEGIEESKSEVIALLEDDDVWLPGKLRFVASRFKEVKGLAFLHYLHLTTLGVIYRSP; encoded by the coding sequence ATGAATGAAAGCCTTGGAGCAAAGATAGCCGAGGGCATAGAAGAGTCAAAGAGTGAGGTAATCGCCTTACTGGAGGACGATGACGTGTGGCTGCCGGGCAAGTTGAGGTTCGTGGCTAGTCGCTTTAAGGAGGTGAAGGGCCTCGCGTTCCTTCACTACCTCCACCTCACAACCTTAGGGGTTATATATAGGTCCCCTTGA
- a CDS encoding glycosyltransferase gives MVTSEPHVGGKVAVGVEEARGEIITILDDDDVYETDRLKFIMTFISHKKLVYFHNDYGYIDDKGVYLGPREHYYPYHDMLIQDSVKRRVTDLLIAVTWASLFNCAMAIKKEIVEKGLIY, from the coding sequence ATAGTTACTTCGGAGCCGCACGTTGGAGGCAAGGTAGCCGTAGGGGTAGAAGAAGCCAGAGGGGAAATCATTACTATTTTAGATGACGATGACGTTTATGAGACTGATCGATTAAAGTTTATTATGACTTTTATTAGTCATAAAAAATTAGTTTATTTCCATAACGACTATGGTTATATTGATGATAAAGGAGTTTACCTTGGACCAAGGGAGCATTACTATCCATATCATGATATGCTAATTCAAGACAGTGTGAAGAGAAGGGTGACTGATCTTTTGATAGCAGTTACTTGGGCCTCCCTTTTTAATTGCGCGATGGCTATTAAAAAGGAGATAGTTGAAAAAGGCTTAATATATTAA